One Arthrobacter sp. StoSoilB19 DNA window includes the following coding sequences:
- the gmd gene encoding GDP-mannose 4,6-dehydratase, translating to MKRALITGITGQDGSYLAELLLSKGYEVHGLIRRASTFNTARVDHLYVDPHDPKAKLFLHYGDLSDGARLVTLLADIKPDEVYNLAAQSHVRVSFDEPEHTGDTTGVGTIRLLEAVRMSGIETKFYQASSSEMFGATPPPQNEETPFYPRSPYGAAKVYSYWITKNYREAYGMFAVNGILFNHESPRRGETFVTRKITRAVAAIKAGKQDLLYMGNLDAVRDWGYAAEYVEGMWRMLQADEPDDFVLATGGNYTVRDFLQIAFEHAGLNWEDHVRFDERYLRPTEVDALVGDASKAQDKLGWKASVHTPELARIMVDADIEALKHAGNNWIDRVTLESWKN from the coding sequence ATGAAACGTGCGCTAATCACGGGTATTACGGGGCAGGACGGCTCCTACCTAGCTGAGCTTCTTCTTAGCAAGGGCTACGAAGTGCATGGCCTTATTCGACGGGCTTCAACGTTCAATACAGCGAGAGTTGATCACCTTTACGTAGACCCTCACGATCCGAAGGCCAAACTTTTTCTCCATTACGGCGACCTGAGTGATGGTGCTCGACTCGTAACGCTGCTCGCAGACATCAAGCCCGACGAGGTCTACAACCTTGCGGCCCAATCGCATGTCCGCGTTTCGTTCGATGAACCCGAGCACACTGGCGATACAACAGGCGTTGGCACAATCCGTCTCTTGGAAGCGGTGAGGATGTCAGGAATCGAAACGAAGTTCTACCAAGCGTCTTCTTCAGAGATGTTCGGCGCCACGCCGCCGCCGCAAAACGAAGAAACACCTTTCTATCCCCGGTCCCCCTATGGGGCGGCAAAGGTTTATAGCTACTGGATCACCAAGAACTACCGCGAGGCATACGGTATGTTCGCAGTGAACGGCATCCTGTTCAACCACGAGTCTCCTCGTCGAGGGGAAACATTCGTGACACGAAAGATTACCCGTGCTGTTGCTGCCATCAAGGCCGGGAAGCAGGATCTTTTGTATATGGGCAATCTCGACGCTGTTCGAGACTGGGGCTACGCCGCCGAATACGTCGAAGGCATGTGGCGCATGCTCCAGGCCGACGAACCGGACGACTTCGTCTTGGCTACGGGCGGTAACTACACCGTGCGTGACTTTCTTCAAATTGCATTCGAGCACGCCGGCCTCAACTGGGAAGACCACGTCCGATTCGACGAGCGCTATCTACGCCCTACGGAAGTGGATGCCCTCGTCGGCGACGCATCAAAGGCTCAAGACAAGCTTGGTTGGAAGGCGTCTGTCCACACGCCAGAGCTAGCTCGGATCATGGTGGATGCCGACATTGAAGCTCTGAAGCACGCTGGTAACAACTGGATCGACAGAGTCACTCTGGAAAGTTGGAAGAACTAG
- a CDS encoding glycosyltransferase family 4 protein — MGLNYHPEPSGNAPYTTSLAEGLAAAGHSVHVVTGFPHYPEWSVRAGYGGWSRDEIINGVHIRRLRHYVPRRPTALGRLHMELSFGLRLFFEKWQQPDVVLVVSPALFSCALAILRARVFSRGPAVAIWVQDLYSRGVVETASGGRVMGRFATLLESLILKATDGVAAIHERFKRHMVDTLGVPTEKIRVIRNWTHLPQSPELDGTDIRARLGWREDQIVVLHAGNMGKKQGLENVVDAARVAESDGSNVRFVLMGDGNQRERLQALACGVSTITFEDSLPNEEFQSALAAADVLLVNELPGLKDMAVPSKLTSYFNAGVPVVAATDRGSVTAYEIESSGAGIRVDPGVPRAIVTAVENLAKDPSIRARLAENGLRYRRDRLDEKVAVAHYDDFIKSLASSRGR, encoded by the coding sequence ATGGGACTCAACTACCACCCGGAACCGTCGGGCAATGCTCCATACACCACAAGCCTCGCGGAGGGTTTGGCCGCGGCAGGACATAGCGTGCACGTTGTAACTGGGTTCCCGCACTATCCCGAATGGTCTGTCAGGGCAGGCTATGGGGGCTGGAGTCGCGACGAAATAATCAACGGTGTGCATATCCGGCGACTTCGCCACTATGTACCGCGGCGCCCCACAGCCTTGGGACGCTTGCACATGGAACTGAGTTTTGGCTTGCGTCTTTTTTTTGAGAAGTGGCAACAGCCGGATGTTGTACTGGTTGTCAGCCCGGCTTTGTTTTCGTGCGCCCTTGCCATACTTCGGGCCCGCGTTTTTTCCAGGGGGCCTGCTGTAGCTATCTGGGTACAAGACCTCTACAGCCGGGGCGTGGTGGAAACAGCATCCGGAGGCAGAGTAATGGGCCGTTTTGCGACTCTCCTGGAGTCACTCATTCTTAAGGCCACCGACGGAGTCGCCGCTATCCACGAGCGTTTCAAGCGACACATGGTCGACACGCTCGGTGTTCCAACAGAGAAAATCCGAGTCATCAGAAATTGGACTCATCTGCCGCAGTCGCCAGAACTCGATGGCACCGACATACGGGCAAGGCTCGGCTGGCGCGAAGACCAGATCGTCGTACTTCATGCGGGAAACATGGGTAAGAAGCAGGGGCTCGAAAACGTCGTTGATGCGGCGCGCGTAGCGGAATCCGATGGGAGTAACGTTCGCTTTGTGCTTATGGGAGATGGAAATCAGCGTGAGAGGCTTCAGGCTCTAGCTTGCGGAGTAAGCACCATCACATTTGAAGACTCGCTTCCTAACGAAGAGTTCCAGTCGGCCCTTGCTGCGGCAGATGTCCTTCTAGTCAATGAGCTGCCAGGTTTGAAAGATATGGCTGTCCCTAGCAAGCTCACTTCCTATTTCAACGCCGGCGTCCCTGTAGTGGCTGCAACCGATCGTGGCAGTGTTACGGCTTACGAAATTGAGAGTTCGGGAGCAGGTATTCGCGTTGACCCTGGCGTACCCCGTGCCATTGTGACGGCGGTTGAGAACTTAGCCAAAGATCCGTCTATCCGGGCGCGACTCGCAGAGAACGGTCTCCGGTACCGACGTGACAGGCTGGACGAAAAGGTTGCAGTGGCGCACTATGATGATTTCATCAAGAGTCTGGCATCGTCGCGCGGCCGTTAG
- a CDS encoding DUF4012 domain-containing protein, with the protein MGIYDSLNWTALVPTNLGSNLGPLKTAAPSVASAAYSVRASAERLQGIDSSDLLPQVAGPLRQAAEELSQATVALDSAADAASVAPGMLGEDGPKNYLLMIQNNAEARASGGIPGALAVLTMDHGKLALGAQNSAVDVGTMTPPLPIDPQQQQIYSTRVGKYMQDVNLTPDFPTAASTAQAMWERKTGQRVNGVVSIDPVVLSYILQSTGPVEINGPELAAVKAAGLPTELTGSNVVRTLLSDVYAKIQQPKLQDAYFAGVAKEVFAALSSGKGEAKGLITGISRGAEEGRVLIWSDDAVNQAVISKYALSGSISGPNVSPAQFGVYFNDGTGAKMDYYVRRTVQIIKECPVDGYGQTKVRITSTNMAPADAATALPTYVTGAGIFGVPPGTVQTNIVAYGPVQANVESASVDGQKTPFAPYLHANRPVGVVAQQLAPGESKTLEFTFGKIVQHTEPNLVVTPTVQPVKDVILPTENESCDPGQ; encoded by the coding sequence GTGGGTATTTACGATTCTCTTAACTGGACTGCGCTTGTGCCCACGAATTTGGGCAGCAATTTGGGCCCTCTTAAAACCGCGGCCCCTAGTGTCGCCTCAGCGGCCTACAGCGTTCGGGCTTCCGCAGAGCGGCTTCAGGGCATTGATTCGTCAGATCTATTGCCGCAGGTGGCCGGCCCCCTTCGCCAGGCAGCCGAAGAACTCAGCCAAGCGACAGTTGCGCTCGACTCGGCAGCCGATGCAGCCAGCGTGGCTCCGGGTATGTTGGGTGAGGACGGGCCAAAGAACTATCTGCTCATGATTCAAAATAACGCTGAAGCCCGAGCCTCGGGCGGCATACCAGGGGCGCTCGCTGTCCTGACGATGGATCATGGCAAGCTCGCCTTGGGTGCACAGAACAGCGCGGTAGACGTAGGGACAATGACGCCGCCGCTGCCCATTGATCCTCAACAGCAGCAGATTTATTCCACTCGGGTTGGCAAATACATGCAGGACGTCAATCTAACTCCCGACTTTCCAACCGCCGCCTCCACCGCGCAAGCGATGTGGGAAAGAAAGACCGGCCAGCGTGTCAACGGGGTAGTCTCGATTGATCCAGTTGTTTTAAGCTACATCCTGCAGTCCACGGGACCCGTCGAAATCAACGGCCCCGAACTGGCAGCAGTGAAAGCGGCAGGTCTGCCTACAGAACTTACGGGAAGCAATGTGGTCCGCACACTGCTTTCCGATGTCTACGCAAAAATTCAGCAACCGAAACTGCAAGATGCATACTTCGCAGGAGTTGCCAAGGAAGTGTTCGCTGCCCTATCCAGCGGAAAGGGAGAAGCAAAGGGCCTTATCACCGGTATCAGCCGGGGCGCCGAGGAGGGACGAGTCCTGATTTGGTCTGACGATGCCGTCAACCAGGCAGTGATTTCGAAATATGCCTTGAGCGGGTCTATTTCGGGCCCCAACGTTTCGCCTGCCCAGTTTGGCGTCTACTTCAACGACGGCACTGGTGCCAAAATGGACTACTACGTCAGGCGCACAGTTCAGATCATCAAGGAGTGCCCGGTGGACGGCTACGGGCAAACTAAGGTCCGAATCACCAGCACAAATATGGCCCCCGCGGATGCAGCCACGGCGCTGCCTACCTACGTAACGGGGGCCGGTATTTTCGGGGTGCCCCCGGGTACCGTGCAAACAAACATCGTTGCCTACGGGCCGGTGCAGGCCAACGTCGAATCAGCAAGCGTCGACGGCCAAAAGACACCCTTTGCTCCCTACCTACACGCGAATCGACCGGTGGGCGTCGTTGCTCAACAGCTCGCGCCAGGGGAAAGCAAGACGTTGGAGTTCACATTTGGAAAGATCGTCCAACATACCGAACCTAACTTGGTTGTCACGCCCACCGTCCAGCCTGTAAAGGACGTTATCCTTCCAACGGAAAATGAGTCCTGTGACCCTGGGCAGTGA
- a CDS encoding glycosyltransferase family 2 protein: MQQNFIRPVLTIGSGYSMKLTNDSRTFLSIIIVTYNAGKFLPRTLSSLEEQVRNSQERVEVIAVDGNSSDDTVQLLRSSPAITRVVSEPDNGIYDAMNKGALLATGEWLHFLNAGDSFASPTALDRILQGLLVADSNGTPWLVAGARNLGGRENGSARRIPSLPHKWWRHAYGIQPHCHQATWFRRSTLIDSGLHSLDFGTAGDFDVVLRFGLLSRPEVIDTVLIDYLGGGISQVPPRLTASLQSQVRSDRFNLSSRLGAIDNVFGQGIALINAARITAGRMKGKYLTSTPEGDSLAPGPSVH; the protein is encoded by the coding sequence ATGCAGCAAAACTTCATAAGGCCTGTTCTGACGATTGGGAGCGGTTACTCAATGAAATTGACCAATGACAGTAGAACTTTCCTTTCAATTATCATCGTCACCTATAATGCCGGGAAGTTCCTCCCGCGCACCCTTTCATCGCTCGAAGAGCAGGTGCGGAACTCTCAAGAAAGAGTAGAAGTCATCGCGGTAGACGGGAACTCTTCTGACGACACTGTTCAGCTGCTGAGATCCTCTCCTGCTATCACAAGGGTGGTCTCTGAACCTGATAATGGAATCTATGACGCGATGAATAAGGGCGCCCTGCTCGCAACCGGTGAGTGGCTTCACTTCCTCAATGCCGGCGACTCTTTCGCATCGCCCACCGCACTTGACCGCATCCTCCAAGGCCTTTTGGTGGCAGACAGCAACGGGACACCTTGGCTGGTTGCTGGTGCTCGCAATTTAGGTGGCCGGGAGAATGGTTCCGCACGCCGCATTCCGAGCCTTCCACACAAGTGGTGGCGGCACGCATATGGGATTCAGCCGCACTGCCATCAAGCGACCTGGTTCAGACGATCCACCCTTATCGACTCCGGCTTGCACTCGCTTGACTTTGGAACGGCAGGTGACTTTGACGTCGTCCTTCGGTTTGGCCTGCTGTCCCGGCCAGAAGTCATTGACACCGTACTGATTGATTATCTTGGTGGTGGCATATCGCAGGTACCACCTCGTCTTACTGCTTCCCTTCAAAGTCAAGTTAGAAGCGACCGGTTCAATTTGAGTAGCCGTCTAGGAGCAATCGACAACGTATTCGGTCAGGGTATCGCTTTGATAAACGCAGCACGCATAACAGCTGGGCGGATGAAAGGAAAGTATCTCACCAGCACCCCTGAAGGTGATTCCCTCGCTCCTGGGCCATCCGTACATTGA
- a CDS encoding sugar transferase produces the protein MKEVRDWRAKCSRQLRVIDAFVIIWAVAGAYVIRFGWASDFVVEGQDAIYIWLSIALVVAWWIMLGAWNSRQSRILGAGPDEYKRVAAASLWLFGLVAIVSYVLRLDTARGYVGVALPAGLFGLLLARWLIRQHLHVNRQMGQSMSRLLLLGGPSAVAHLARSLRTAKHAGYLPVAVYTPNTPDFPSIEPESGLPIVGNSPDAKSIVQAIQACSADAVAVSAGVQLHPQTLRHLGWELASRNIGLIMAPALTDIAGPRIHTQQVAGLPLIHVTTPTLEGGQRVAKRLFDLVVASFLLVLSSPVMAIISILVKLNDGGPVLFKQDRVGIEGAPFQMLKFRSMVLDAEAQLETLKERSDGSGLLFKMKDDPRVTSIGRFLRKFSLDELPQLVNVLMGSMSLVGPRPPLPSEVEAYEQDVRRRLLVKPGLTGLWQVSGRSNLSWQDSVRLDLYYVENWSMAGDLLILMKTFRAVFQSAGAY, from the coding sequence GTGAAAGAGGTGCGCGACTGGCGAGCCAAATGTAGTCGCCAGCTACGGGTTATCGACGCCTTCGTAATCATCTGGGCAGTTGCTGGCGCTTACGTCATCCGCTTCGGTTGGGCCTCAGACTTCGTTGTCGAAGGCCAGGATGCAATTTACATCTGGCTTTCCATTGCACTCGTTGTGGCCTGGTGGATCATGCTGGGTGCTTGGAACAGCAGACAAAGCCGTATCCTTGGCGCTGGCCCTGACGAGTACAAGAGGGTCGCCGCTGCGTCCTTATGGTTGTTTGGCCTAGTCGCCATCGTGTCGTACGTGCTGCGACTCGACACTGCCCGCGGCTATGTGGGGGTAGCTTTGCCCGCGGGTTTGTTCGGACTACTTCTTGCACGCTGGTTGATCCGGCAACATCTGCATGTGAACCGGCAGATGGGACAGAGCATGTCACGATTGTTGTTGCTCGGCGGCCCCAGTGCGGTGGCACACCTGGCTCGTTCCCTCCGAACTGCGAAGCACGCTGGGTACCTGCCCGTTGCGGTCTATACGCCGAACACTCCCGACTTCCCGTCGATTGAGCCGGAGTCCGGACTTCCAATAGTTGGAAATTCACCTGATGCTAAGTCCATAGTCCAGGCAATTCAGGCATGCAGCGCGGACGCCGTGGCTGTCTCCGCAGGTGTGCAACTGCACCCGCAAACACTTCGACACCTCGGTTGGGAATTGGCTTCGCGGAACATCGGACTGATCATGGCACCTGCGCTTACCGACATTGCTGGGCCGCGGATTCATACCCAACAGGTTGCGGGTCTACCCCTCATCCACGTCACCACCCCCACTCTGGAGGGCGGTCAGAGAGTAGCAAAGCGTCTCTTTGACTTAGTCGTCGCGTCCTTCCTGCTCGTTCTTAGCTCACCCGTTATGGCTATCATTTCGATCTTGGTCAAGCTAAACGATGGCGGACCCGTATTGTTCAAACAAGACCGCGTTGGGATAGAAGGGGCTCCATTCCAAATGCTGAAATTCCGGTCCATGGTGTTGGACGCGGAAGCTCAACTTGAGACGCTAAAAGAAAGAAGCGACGGGAGTGGGTTGCTCTTCAAAATGAAAGATGACCCACGTGTCACCTCTATCGGTCGATTCCTCCGCAAGTTTAGCCTTGACGAGTTGCCTCAACTCGTTAATGTCCTTATGGGATCGATGAGTCTCGTTGGTCCTCGCCCGCCTCTTCCTTCTGAAGTAGAAGCCTACGAGCAGGATGTTAGACGAAGACTGCTTGTTAAACCTGGCCTGACTGGACTGTGGCAGGTGAGCGGCCGTTCTAATCTATCCTGGCAGGACTCCGTACGACTTGATCTCTACTATGTAGAAAACTGGTCAATGGCCGGGGACCTACTTATCCTCATGAAGACCTTCCGCGCTGTTTTCCAGAGCGCCGGAGCCTACTGA
- a CDS encoding LPXTG cell wall anchor domain-containing protein, with protein sequence MKKTFAALALAGSIALIGSAPAMAATYPALPPQAAVSDGVVGPGESFVFRGQGFRAGEPLIIRVTPGQAPASNGAGVGNRAVAARIAVVTEAQNLSATADAQGAVALPIAISEAGTYSITATGTQSGVTVGPVTVTVAASLANTGGNAAGAPLANTGGLANTGADSGLVLWTLVGAGALAAGATSVVVVRRRAKAEAAA encoded by the coding sequence ATGAAGAAGACTTTCGCTGCACTCGCGCTTGCGGGCTCTATCGCACTCATCGGCTCGGCTCCTGCCATGGCCGCAACCTACCCTGCTCTTCCGCCGCAGGCAGCCGTTTCTGACGGTGTCGTTGGCCCGGGCGAATCCTTCGTCTTCCGTGGCCAGGGCTTCCGTGCCGGAGAACCGCTGATCATCCGCGTTACACCCGGCCAGGCTCCCGCTTCCAACGGCGCTGGCGTTGGTAACCGTGCGGTTGCCGCCCGCATCGCCGTCGTCACCGAGGCTCAGAACCTGTCCGCTACTGCAGACGCCCAGGGCGCTGTCGCACTCCCGATCGCAATCAGCGAAGCCGGGACCTACTCCATCACCGCTACCGGCACCCAGTCCGGTGTCACCGTCGGCCCCGTCACGGTTACCGTGGCAGCTTCACTGGCCAACACCGGTGGGAACGCCGCCGGCGCTCCGCTGGCCAACACCGGCGGCCTTGCCAACACCGGTGCCGACTCCGGCCTTGTTCTCTGGACCTTGGTTGGCGCAGGCGCACTTGCTGCCGGCGCAACCTCGGTAGTGGTGGTCCGCCGCCGCGCCAAGGCAGAGGCTGCTGCCTAA
- a CDS encoding VanZ family protein, with product MLIPLALVAFWPSPVDKPVSGQLTAILHFLHGHGVPGWFNYKFVEASANVALFVPVGFVSRLASPEKRWWQIGAFGLLVSGCIELGQLLFLHDRFASPSDIVTNTSGALIGCLLAALAAQTQKRPVAFRQRASKKQ from the coding sequence ATGCTCATTCCGCTGGCGCTCGTTGCTTTCTGGCCGTCACCGGTAGATAAGCCTGTTTCGGGACAACTCACCGCGATCCTGCATTTCCTCCACGGCCACGGCGTCCCTGGTTGGTTCAATTACAAATTTGTCGAAGCCTCCGCCAATGTTGCCCTATTTGTGCCAGTCGGTTTTGTGAGCCGGTTGGCATCTCCAGAAAAACGCTGGTGGCAGATCGGGGCATTCGGATTGCTGGTTTCCGGCTGCATCGAGCTCGGCCAGCTCCTGTTTCTTCACGACCGTTTTGCAAGCCCGTCAGACATCGTGACAAACACGTCAGGAGCCCTCATAGGATGCCTTCTGGCAGCCTTGGCTGCCCAAACGCAGAAGAGGCCCGTAGCCTTCCGGCAACGGGCCTCCAAGAAGCAATAG
- a CDS encoding GDP-L-fucose synthase encodes MSEDLKFEPAKLDRVAPFYVAGHRGLVGSAIWRKLDDEGFTNLIGRTSSELDLKDREAVFEFFEQSKPRYVILAAAKVGGILANNTYPVDFLSDNLRIQVNVLDAARQFGVERLLFLGSSCIYPKFAAQPIREDSLLTGHLEPTNDAYAIAKIAGIMQVQAVRRQYGLPWISAMPTNLYGPGDNFSPQGSHVLPALIRRYDHAAKSGQTSVTNWGTGSPMREFLHVDDMADACLHLLENYDGPSQVNVGTGSDVTIKELATIVASAVGYTGHIEWDVTKPDGTPRKLLDVSKLAEAGWKSSISLEDGIRSTVEWYRTHTESIRS; translated from the coding sequence GTGTCTGAAGACCTCAAGTTCGAGCCCGCCAAGCTCGACAGAGTTGCTCCGTTTTATGTCGCCGGCCACCGGGGACTTGTCGGTTCGGCTATCTGGCGGAAGTTGGATGATGAAGGATTTACAAACCTGATCGGCCGCACTTCCTCCGAGTTAGACCTCAAGGACCGGGAAGCTGTGTTCGAGTTCTTCGAGCAATCGAAGCCGCGATACGTGATCCTAGCAGCAGCAAAGGTAGGCGGCATTCTGGCCAATAACACCTATCCGGTAGATTTCTTGAGCGACAATCTCCGCATCCAGGTAAACGTTCTTGATGCAGCGCGTCAATTCGGAGTAGAGCGTCTCCTCTTCCTTGGTTCCTCATGCATCTACCCAAAGTTTGCTGCTCAGCCAATTAGGGAAGATTCGCTTCTTACTGGTCACTTGGAGCCGACGAACGACGCTTACGCCATAGCTAAAATCGCCGGCATCATGCAGGTTCAAGCCGTTCGCCGCCAGTATGGCTTGCCATGGATTTCTGCGATGCCGACCAACCTTTACGGGCCAGGAGACAATTTTTCGCCGCAGGGCTCTCATGTCTTGCCCGCGCTCATCAGGCGTTACGATCATGCCGCGAAATCTGGCCAGACGTCTGTCACGAACTGGGGTACTGGTTCCCCCATGCGAGAGTTTCTGCATGTGGACGACATGGCAGACGCCTGTCTTCATCTCCTCGAAAATTATGACGGCCCGTCCCAAGTGAACGTCGGAACAGGCTCAGACGTCACGATCAAGGAACTGGCGACAATCGTCGCATCGGCAGTCGGCTACACAGGTCATATTGAGTGGGACGTGACCAAGCCTGACGGGACGCCACGAAAGCTCCTCGACGTCTCGAAACTCGCGGAGGCCGGGTGGAAGTCCTCAATCAGCCTGGAGGACGGTATTCGTTCCACCGTGGAGTGGTACCGCACGCATACCGAGAGCATTCGCAGCTAG
- a CDS encoding glycosyltransferase, which produces MKVEILKVLRIVTLASSTGKYGGPYDTASSQSRLIAGQDDMEVTLLAGHLPGDAPPQTSPLYQMIAKPVRRIIKASGFTTCISLAILVETFRQVRKADVVHISFARELIPLTSALFTIALRKPLVIQPHGMLTSRTSRLHRLVDVFARPVFKRADTVIALTDVEKDQLQAWAGNTTPPLIKVCGNPLPYESNEERALGSRNAVFIARLESRKRVCDFVEAGRIAYANGWDELYEIIGPDQGDGPVAELGMRTIPNVTYAGSVPAQKIDKILANAAVFVLTSENEPWGNVLVSALVKGVPVVVTRSAALASEIEDNCLGIVVQDQRPEEVAMAVHKILSSEWRQSEEEDLARRFVSARFKQSSIQMRLSTIYKEVRQAE; this is translated from the coding sequence ATGAAAGTGGAAATTTTGAAGGTCCTTCGAATTGTCACCCTAGCAAGTTCAACGGGTAAGTACGGTGGCCCTTACGACACGGCATCCAGCCAGTCGCGCCTAATCGCAGGTCAAGATGACATGGAAGTAACGCTCCTTGCCGGCCATCTTCCCGGTGACGCGCCCCCGCAAACATCACCCCTCTATCAGATGATTGCCAAGCCTGTCCGACGAATAATAAAGGCAAGCGGCTTCACAACCTGCATATCCCTTGCCATTCTGGTCGAGACTTTTCGCCAAGTGCGAAAAGCCGATGTGGTTCACATTAGCTTCGCGCGTGAGCTCATCCCGCTCACCTCGGCTCTCTTCACAATTGCCCTGCGGAAGCCGCTGGTTATCCAACCGCACGGGATGCTGACCTCACGCACGAGTCGCCTCCATAGATTGGTCGATGTTTTTGCGCGTCCTGTATTCAAAAGAGCAGATACAGTTATTGCCCTCACCGACGTGGAGAAAGATCAACTCCAAGCATGGGCCGGAAACACAACTCCTCCTTTGATTAAAGTCTGTGGCAATCCTTTACCTTACGAAAGCAATGAAGAGCGCGCTCTTGGCAGCAGAAATGCCGTATTTATTGCACGCTTGGAGTCGCGAAAGCGAGTTTGTGACTTTGTTGAAGCCGGCAGAATCGCCTATGCCAATGGTTGGGATGAGCTGTACGAGATAATAGGGCCAGATCAGGGGGACGGGCCGGTGGCTGAGCTGGGGATGCGGACCATACCAAACGTCACATATGCTGGCTCGGTTCCCGCCCAAAAAATTGACAAGATACTAGCCAACGCCGCGGTTTTTGTCCTGACCTCCGAGAACGAGCCCTGGGGAAATGTTTTGGTATCTGCCTTAGTAAAGGGAGTTCCAGTAGTTGTTACGCGTTCAGCCGCTCTGGCCTCAGAAATCGAAGATAACTGCTTGGGGATAGTTGTTCAGGACCAGCGACCGGAGGAAGTCGCCATGGCAGTCCACAAAATTCTGTCGAGCGAGTGGCGCCAGAGTGAAGAGGAAGACTTGGCGCGAAGGTTTGTAAGCGCCAGGTTCAAGCAATCGAGCATTCAAATGCGCCTGTCCACGATATACAAGGAAGTCCGACAAGCAGAGTGA
- a CDS encoding UDP-glucose/GDP-mannose dehydrogenase family protein, producing the protein MRISVIGCGYLGAVHAACMAKLGHEVVGIDIDERKISDLSAARAPFFEPGLEDLLREVQETERLSFSTDMAEALGSTVHFICVGTPQKQGENAADLTYVDAAITGLIPHLSPGDLVVGKSTVPVGTAARLSTMIKEAEPEAHLMWNPEFLREGHAVSDTLRPDRLVYGVADGSEEHDAVRVLDHVYTVPLEAGTPRLVTDLPTAELVKTAANSFLATKISFINAMAELCDAAGADVTLLADAIGLDDRIGRKFLNAGIGFGGGCLPKDIRAFMARAGELGADQALTFLREVDAINMRRRTRVVELTRDLCGGSLLGQRITVLGAAFKPESDDVRDSPALSIAAQLQLQGAVVTVTDPEALKNAARRFPELHYEASTGKALQRADALLLLTEWQEYRDLDPYEVASIVASPKILDGRNILDASKWRAAGWTYRGLGRP; encoded by the coding sequence ATGCGAATATCGGTTATCGGCTGTGGCTACCTGGGTGCCGTACACGCTGCGTGCATGGCCAAATTGGGACACGAGGTGGTGGGTATTGACATTGACGAACGTAAGATTTCCGATTTGTCTGCTGCTCGTGCACCCTTCTTTGAGCCCGGTCTGGAAGATTTGCTGAGGGAAGTCCAGGAAACGGAAAGACTCTCCTTCTCAACCGACATGGCCGAAGCCCTGGGCAGCACAGTGCACTTTATCTGTGTGGGAACTCCCCAAAAGCAGGGAGAGAATGCTGCTGACTTAACCTACGTTGATGCCGCTATAACGGGGCTCATCCCCCACCTTTCTCCTGGTGACCTGGTAGTGGGTAAGTCGACAGTGCCGGTTGGAACGGCCGCACGACTCTCCACGATGATCAAGGAAGCCGAGCCGGAAGCTCACTTGATGTGGAACCCCGAGTTCCTTCGCGAAGGCCATGCAGTCTCGGATACCTTGCGCCCTGACAGACTCGTCTACGGCGTTGCCGACGGCTCGGAGGAACACGATGCCGTTCGGGTGCTTGATCACGTCTACACGGTCCCACTCGAAGCTGGCACCCCGCGTTTGGTAACTGACCTACCGACTGCTGAATTGGTGAAAACTGCCGCTAATTCATTCTTGGCAACAAAGATTTCCTTTATAAACGCTATGGCTGAACTTTGCGATGCTGCCGGTGCAGACGTCACCTTATTGGCCGATGCCATCGGTCTGGACGACAGGATTGGGCGCAAGTTCCTCAACGCTGGGATTGGTTTCGGGGGCGGGTGCCTCCCGAAAGATATCCGGGCCTTTATGGCACGCGCCGGCGAACTTGGCGCGGACCAAGCTCTGACCTTCCTACGGGAGGTAGACGCGATCAATATGCGACGACGGACACGCGTTGTAGAGCTGACGCGTGATCTCTGCGGAGGCTCGCTGCTTGGACAGCGGATTACCGTGCTGGGGGCAGCGTTCAAGCCTGAAAGCGACGATGTCAGGGACTCACCAGCGTTAAGCATCGCTGCACAGTTGCAGCTGCAGGGCGCAGTAGTGACCGTGACGGATCCTGAGGCCCTTAAAAACGCTGCCCGACGATTCCCCGAGTTGCACTACGAGGCATCCACCGGCAAAGCCCTTCAGCGAGCCGACGCCCTTCTGCTTTTGACCGAATGGCAGGAGTATCGCGATCTGGATCCCTATGAAGTAGCAAGCATTGTTGCGTCGCCCAAAATTTTGGACGGCAGAAATATCCTGGACGCCAGCAAATGGCGCGCTGCTGGTTGGACCTACCGCGGGCTCGGCCGCCCTTAA